In Papaver somniferum cultivar HN1 chromosome 1, ASM357369v1, whole genome shotgun sequence, a genomic segment contains:
- the LOC113289779 gene encoding uncharacterized protein LOC113289779, giving the protein MNSLVSLQGLPEVWWPRKRYDVNPAPKEIFIKPQRKDDGKIGVNPSLTMAQNLDKQPVSPTRAIGSNLDKSILMPVAVEASHTSKAADDSRKREEKSLKCKSHCSDGPEKLDHSPQELYCSDENSPLSHCPRRPIREGRSGVDGTHKIVADVEIFSDHHGDIGGTHGEVGATSPLRRAAKRHTAGSDMSDQGSEKKACSESGRPHGQDVGQPRERGRGSSLISPLGPSDKGKVYCPLPQYTAPQLCPPSFLMVAGFPVLPKYKDLYTRVVASKGHMASDTKVKSMNIQATMVTELLETIQQMSELSSRDVTSTNLQQWRASVDTASAMDFHVSWLDDQLHLLESKIRDVEELKATRRGLEAEVKR; this is encoded by the exons ATGAACAGCTTGGTTTCTCTGCAAGGTCTTCCAGAAGTTTGGTGGCCCAGAAAAAGATACGATGTTAATCCAGCACCAAAGGAAATCTTTATAAAACCACAGAGAAAAGATGATGGAAAGATTGGTGTTAATCCAAGCCTTACTATGGCTCAAAATTTGGACAAGCAGCCAGTATCTCCAACACGGGCTATTGGTAGCAATCTCGACAAGTCTATTCTTATGCCAGTTGCGGTGGAGGCGTCTCACACgagcaaagctgcagatgattcGAGAAAGAGGGAAGAAAAGTCACTGAAGTGCAAGTCACATTGTTCTGACGGACCTGAGAAGCTAGATCATTCGCCCCAAGAGTTGTACTGTTCAGATGAAAACAGTCCCCTCAGCCATTGTCCAAGGCGCCCTATTCGTGAG GGAAGAAGTGGTGTTGATGGTACACATAAGATTGTTGCGGATGTGGAGATATTTTCAGATCATCATGGGGATATTGGGGGAACTCATGGAGAAGTGGGGGCCACATCACCTCTCAGGCGTGCGGCTAAACGACATACGGCTGGTTCAGACATGAGTGACCAGGGAAGTGAGAAGAAGGCATGCTCTGAATCTGGCAGACCCCATGGTCAAGACGTCGGGCAACCCCGAGAAAGAGGCAGGGGTAGTTCACTTATATCCCCCTTAGGGCCCTCTGATAAAGGGAAGGTCTATTGTCCACTTCCTCAGTATACTGCTCCTCAACTATGTCCACCAAGTTTTCTTATGGTAGCTGGATTTCCCGTACTACCTAAGTATAAAGACTTGTATACTCGAGTGGTTGCCTCCAAAGGGCACATGGCCTCCGACACAAAGGTTAAATCGATGAACATACAAGCCACTATGGTCACCGAACTTTTGGAGACGATTCAGCAAATGAGCGAACTCTCTAGTCGTGATGTTACCTCCACCAACTTACAACAATGGCGTGCATCAGTTGATACCGCTTCCGCTATGGACTTTCACGTGTCATGGTTGGATGATCAGCTTCACCTTCTTGAGTCTAAAATTCGTGATGTTGAAGAACTAAAGGCGACGAGGCGTGGTCTGGAAGCAGAAGTCAAGAGGTAG